A stretch of DNA from Erwinia aphidicola:
GCCCATCAGGCGGACACCGACATCCGAAAAATAAGCTATGTAAAGCGCAAGCTAATGAAAAGGCTAAATATAAAAAACAACATCGCTCTTTTTGAGAAGTTCAAATGGCTTACGCCCTCAAGATAAAGCAATAAATTCGATATTTACCGCCGGGTTTTCCGTCGGTATCGCGCAGCACCTGTCTGCAAAATCAACCTAAAGTAAGGAAATAAAGATGAAAAAAGTGACCGCTGTTGAAGCCGCACGCATTATTGGTGGCACCTGTAAGACCTGTGAAAGCACCTATCAGCTGATTACATCAGGGAGCGTGAAGTCCTGTAAGCTGGTAACAA
This window harbors:
- a CDS encoding DUF4762 family protein, yielding MKKVTAVEAARIIGGTCKTCESTYQLITSGSVKSCKLVTTCTDKHGTVISSTSKDAASSNCGVLN